A window from Salinigranum halophilum encodes these proteins:
- the lysS gene encoding lysine--tRNA ligase — translation MSDADTDAGAPDGGGETDHHAFWADDVADEVEARDPTEPIVVKGGVSPSGIPHLGHFNEIMRGYYVAAVLRERGHEVRQVFTSDDRDALRKVPRTLADADWNLVGLGEVDAGALGRNLGVPYTDIPDPFDECDHHSYGEHFTALLAESADRIGVPVEMLSNTAMYEAGEFDDVVHHVLSDADHAREVLSAYQDGVDDSYVPFMAQCSACHKLTTDVRAVDLDARTVDYVCSGLEAGGQQIEGCGHEGTATFREGKLPWRFEWPAQWQVLGVDFEPFGKDHAEGSWPSGRDIAENVLGIEPPVPMTYEWFTLNGEPLSSSSGNVVTVDEVLELLEPEVLRYFFVRNPKKAKDFDVSRLDQLVDEFDRFERVYFGEVDDDTIDAFAERAYPFVVDDVRAERVRIPYTFAAVLGMTDDPELREQMARNEGHLTDDTPEWAVDAALARVEKARAWAERMDNEYNYRLQADLPETDFEAGMADALDALADFVEAGHAGEEIQGQMYELPEAYGVETGDFFNAGYRLFFDADSGPRLGEFLGELDQEFVVRRLRRDG, via the coding sequence ATGAGCGACGCCGACACTGACGCGGGGGCCCCCGACGGTGGGGGCGAGACCGACCACCACGCGTTCTGGGCGGACGACGTGGCCGACGAGGTCGAAGCGCGGGACCCGACCGAACCCATCGTGGTCAAGGGTGGCGTCTCGCCCTCCGGCATCCCCCACCTCGGGCACTTCAACGAGATCATGCGCGGCTACTACGTCGCCGCGGTACTCCGCGAACGCGGCCACGAGGTCCGACAGGTGTTCACCTCGGACGACCGCGACGCCCTCCGGAAGGTCCCGCGCACGCTCGCCGACGCCGACTGGAACCTCGTCGGGTTGGGCGAGGTCGACGCCGGGGCGCTCGGACGCAACCTCGGCGTCCCGTACACCGACATCCCCGACCCCTTCGACGAGTGTGACCACCACTCCTACGGCGAGCACTTCACGGCCCTCCTGGCCGAGAGCGCCGACCGCATTGGCGTCCCGGTCGAGATGCTGTCGAACACCGCCATGTACGAGGCGGGCGAGTTCGACGACGTCGTCCATCACGTCCTCTCGGATGCCGACCACGCACGCGAGGTGCTGAGCGCGTACCAGGACGGCGTCGACGACTCGTACGTCCCGTTCATGGCCCAGTGTTCGGCGTGTCACAAACTCACGACCGACGTCCGCGCGGTCGACCTCGACGCCCGTACTGTCGACTACGTCTGCTCCGGGCTGGAGGCCGGCGGCCAACAGATCGAGGGCTGTGGGCACGAGGGGACGGCCACGTTCCGCGAGGGGAAACTCCCCTGGCGGTTCGAGTGGCCGGCGCAGTGGCAGGTGCTCGGCGTCGACTTCGAGCCGTTCGGCAAGGACCACGCCGAGGGTTCGTGGCCCTCCGGAAGGGACATCGCCGAGAACGTCCTCGGTATCGAGCCGCCGGTCCCGATGACGTACGAGTGGTTCACGCTGAACGGCGAGCCGCTCTCGTCGTCGTCGGGGAACGTCGTCACCGTCGACGAGGTGCTCGAACTGCTCGAGCCCGAGGTGCTCCGCTACTTCTTCGTCCGTAACCCGAAGAAGGCGAAGGACTTCGACGTCTCCCGACTAGACCAGCTCGTCGACGAGTTCGACCGCTTCGAGCGCGTCTACTTCGGTGAGGTCGACGACGACACCATCGACGCGTTCGCCGAGCGGGCCTACCCGTTCGTCGTCGACGACGTCCGGGCGGAGCGGGTTCGCATCCCCTACACGTTCGCTGCCGTCCTCGGGATGACGGACGACCCCGAACTCCGCGAGCAGATGGCACGCAACGAGGGTCACCTCACCGACGACACCCCCGAGTGGGCGGTCGACGCGGCGCTGGCCCGCGTCGAGAAGGCCCGCGCGTGGGCCGAGCGGATGGACAACGAGTACAACTACCGGCTGCAGGCCGACCTGCCCGAGACGGATTTCGAGGCCGGGATGGCCGACGCACTCGACGCCCTCGCAGACTTCGTCGAAGCGGGGCACGCCGGCGAGGAGATACAGGGGCAGATGTACGAACTCCCCGAGGCGTACGGCGTCGAGACGGGCGACTTCTTCAACGCCGGTTACCGGCTCTTCTTCGACGCCGACTCCGGCCCCCGGCTGGGCGAGTTCCTCGGCGAACTCGACCAGGAGTTCGTGGTCCGGCGGCTCCGCCGCGACGGATAG
- a CDS encoding LURP-one-related/scramblase family protein: protein MFDATHYEVRQKLGIRTRYNVYEGDSDAPILTAKKKKLKLKEDFRFTTPDGEEAFRVRADSVLDIAAAYDIVDSRTGERVGSLQREVASFFKHEYTLVDANGTRVAVLREDNHLMAALRRLVTTLIPFSYDIVAPDGTSLGSVDEQFSFRDRYTIDLTGDLDPRLAVVGTVVVDAIEGN, encoded by the coding sequence ATGTTCGACGCCACCCACTACGAGGTCCGACAGAAGCTCGGAATCAGGACGCGGTACAACGTCTACGAGGGCGACTCCGACGCACCGATTCTCACCGCCAAGAAGAAGAAGCTCAAACTGAAAGAGGACTTCCGTTTCACCACGCCCGACGGCGAGGAGGCCTTTCGGGTACGGGCCGACAGCGTTCTCGACATCGCCGCCGCGTACGACATCGTCGACTCTCGAACCGGGGAACGCGTCGGGAGCCTACAGCGCGAGGTGGCCTCGTTCTTCAAACACGAGTACACGCTCGTGGACGCGAACGGGACCCGCGTCGCCGTCCTCCGCGAGGACAACCACCTGATGGCCGCGCTCAGGAGGCTGGTGACGACGCTCATCCCCTTCTCGTACGACATCGTCGCCCCCGACGGCACCTCACTCGGGAGCGTCGACGAGCAGTTCTCGTTCCGCGACCGCTACACCATCGACCTCACCGGCGACCTCGACCCGCGGCTCGCCGTCGTCGGGACGGTGGTCGTCGACGCCATCGAGGGGAACTGA
- a CDS encoding site-2 protease family protein encodes MNTLVWVLVGVFAYSFVAFFLKSRGILPSSVRVQGPLTTLHTKRGRDFLDWLARPKRFWRAWSNIGVGITLVVMVGTFALLLFQGLSILQNPPAPTQVNQPQNFLVIPGVNDFLPLSVAPEIVFGLLVGLVVHEGGHGLLCRVENIDIESMGLVFLTLIPVGAFVEPEEESQRAADRGGRTRMFAAGVTNNFAITIVAFALLFGPVVGAIGVAPGMAVQGTYDGSPAGDAGIGSGDRILAVAGQNVSSEGELDAALSATDARTVETTVDSGDGTTTVPVDRRLVVVGTVGGNPANLTVASDDEPITVSAVNGTPVFTRAGLQAATEGSTTARLSTSRGDVTIPVGAYITRVAEDGPLGQEAPTNGSLIITDFDGERVTSSADLNALLDETDPGQEVEIRARVDGADETYLVTLGENPRDGNGFLGVNIFPGTSGLVLTDFGAQSYPAGTYLTLLGGEGGSAPVNVVDSPLGLVYVALILPLASVILGIPNFPGFTPAVTNFYVVQGPLSALGDGVFILANLLFWTAWINLQLGLFNCIPGYPLDGGRILRTGTEAIVSRLPVESPHALVRTVTTSVGLVMLASLVLLIFGPTLLT; translated from the coding sequence ATGAACACGCTGGTCTGGGTGCTCGTCGGCGTCTTCGCGTACTCGTTCGTCGCGTTCTTCTTGAAGTCACGCGGCATCCTTCCCTCCTCCGTTCGCGTTCAGGGACCGCTCACCACCCTCCACACGAAGCGTGGGCGGGACTTCCTCGACTGGCTGGCCCGCCCCAAGCGGTTCTGGCGAGCGTGGAGCAACATCGGCGTCGGTATCACGCTCGTCGTGATGGTCGGCACCTTCGCCCTCCTCCTCTTTCAGGGCCTCAGTATCCTCCAGAACCCGCCTGCGCCCACGCAGGTGAACCAGCCGCAGAACTTCCTCGTCATCCCCGGCGTCAACGACTTCCTGCCTCTCTCGGTCGCCCCGGAAATCGTCTTCGGCCTGCTCGTGGGACTGGTCGTCCACGAGGGTGGCCACGGCCTCCTCTGTCGCGTCGAGAACATCGATATCGAGTCGATGGGACTGGTCTTCCTCACGCTCATCCCCGTCGGGGCCTTCGTCGAACCCGAAGAGGAGAGCCAGCGCGCGGCCGACCGCGGTGGGCGGACCCGAATGTTCGCCGCCGGCGTGACCAACAACTTCGCCATCACGATCGTCGCGTTCGCCCTCCTCTTCGGACCCGTCGTCGGTGCCATCGGCGTCGCCCCGGGGATGGCCGTCCAGGGCACCTACGACGGGTCGCCCGCAGGCGACGCCGGCATCGGGAGCGGCGACCGCATCCTCGCCGTGGCGGGGCAGAACGTCTCCTCCGAGGGCGAACTCGACGCGGCCCTGTCGGCGACGGACGCCCGCACCGTCGAGACGACGGTCGACAGCGGCGACGGGACGACGACCGTCCCCGTCGACCGTCGCCTCGTCGTCGTCGGGACCGTCGGCGGCAACCCGGCGAACCTGACCGTCGCGAGCGACGACGAACCAATCACCGTCTCCGCCGTCAACGGGACGCCGGTGTTCACGCGGGCGGGGCTTCAGGCCGCCACCGAGGGGTCGACGACGGCCCGCCTGTCGACCAGCCGCGGTGACGTGACGATTCCCGTCGGGGCCTACATCACACGAGTCGCCGAGGACGGCCCGCTCGGCCAGGAAGCACCGACGAACGGGTCGCTCATCATCACTGACTTCGACGGCGAGCGCGTCACCTCCTCGGCGGACCTCAACGCCCTTCTCGACGAGACCGACCCCGGACAGGAGGTCGAGATACGGGCTCGGGTGGACGGGGCGGACGAGACGTACCTCGTCACGCTCGGTGAGAACCCCCGCGACGGGAACGGCTTCCTCGGCGTGAACATCTTCCCCGGCACGTCGGGGCTGGTCCTCACCGACTTCGGGGCACAGTCGTACCCCGCGGGGACCTACCTGACGCTCCTCGGCGGTGAGGGCGGGAGCGCCCCCGTGAACGTCGTCGACTCGCCGCTCGGCCTCGTCTACGTCGCTCTCATCCTCCCGCTCGCCTCGGTCATCCTCGGCATCCCCAACTTCCCGGGATTCACCCCCGCGGTGACGAACTTCTACGTCGTTCAGGGGCCGCTGTCGGCCCTCGGCGACGGCGTGTTCATCCTCGCGAACCTCCTCTTCTGGACGGCGTGGATCAACCTCCAGCTTGGGCTGTTCAACTGCATCCCGGGGTATCCACTCGACGGGGGTCGTATCCTCCGCACCGGGACCGAGGCCATCGTCTCACGGCTCCCGGTCGAGAGCCCGCACGCGCTCGTCCGCACCGTGACGACGAGCGTCGGCCTCGTGATGCTCGCGTCGCTCGTGCTGCTCATCTTCGGGCCGACGCTGCTGACCTGA
- a CDS encoding cupin domain-containing protein: protein MPTHCSLDDLEAVPVDRPGTDASVLPVGYELRPEEMRPAVWALPAGESTPYHRQREQEELYLVLAGRFRVRTGGGGDEEETFELGPRDVLVVEPETARQLTALEDGELFIVGAPNVKDDGVVLDGD, encoded by the coding sequence GTGCCCACACACTGTTCACTCGACGACCTCGAGGCCGTCCCGGTCGACAGGCCGGGGACGGACGCGTCCGTCCTGCCGGTCGGCTACGAACTCCGTCCCGAGGAGATGCGCCCGGCCGTCTGGGCGCTTCCCGCCGGTGAGTCGACGCCGTACCACCGCCAGCGCGAACAGGAGGAGTTGTATCTCGTCCTCGCCGGTCGGTTCAGGGTTCGAACCGGCGGCGGTGGGGACGAGGAGGAGACGTTCGAACTCGGCCCGCGCGACGTGCTCGTGGTCGAACCGGAGACGGCCAGGCAGCTGACGGCGCTCGAAGACGGCGAGTTGTTCATCGTCGGCGCGCCGAACGTCAAAGACGACGGAGTCGTCCTCGACGGCGACTGA
- a CDS encoding heme-binding protein: protein MPEAPPTDEGWFVLHDFRTVDWDAWRDAPDRERSRAVEEGVSYLSAHESVADADEGATAVFSVLGHKADLLVLHLRPSLDHLSRAERQFETTALAGFTDQATSYVSVTEVSGYVSDAYFTGNEEDVDEGLRRYIEGKMKPDLPDDEYVSFYPMSKRRSGEDNWYMLPFEERRDLMSTHGDTGREYAGRIKQIISSSVGFEEYEWGVTLFGADPTDIKDIVYEMRFDEVSARYGEFGQFYVGRRFPPEDLGAYLAGESVPTAEGSDDGHPHAHAAAGDHPHGSDHPHGDSDHGHGDEHHGHGHGHDHGDDESSDDAHDADDADGADIRGELDDLNIYAGKPHGEDVYATVLYSEADPDDLFEEVDGLRKNFDHYGTHVKTAVYEADSVDKTAVVSIWETGSAAETAAGFLSELPGVVSRAGEESGFGTMGMFYTVKPDYQEEFVEKFGVVEGLLDEMAGHHETALMVNREDENDMFISSQWRSKEDAMGFFRSDDFRETVQWGRDVLADRPRHVFLA, encoded by the coding sequence ATGCCAGAAGCTCCACCGACAGACGAGGGCTGGTTCGTGCTTCACGACTTCAGAACCGTCGACTGGGACGCCTGGCGCGACGCCCCCGACAGGGAGCGGAGTCGCGCCGTCGAGGAGGGCGTCAGCTACCTCTCCGCACACGAGTCCGTCGCGGACGCGGACGAGGGAGCGACGGCCGTCTTCAGCGTCCTCGGCCACAAGGCGGACCTGCTCGTCTTGCACCTCCGCCCCTCGCTGGACCACCTCTCCCGCGCCGAACGCCAGTTCGAGACGACGGCGCTCGCCGGCTTCACCGACCAGGCCACCTCGTACGTCTCCGTCACCGAGGTGTCGGGGTACGTCTCGGACGCGTACTTCACCGGGAACGAGGAGGACGTCGACGAGGGACTGCGCCGGTACATCGAGGGGAAGATGAAGCCCGACCTCCCCGACGACGAGTACGTCTCCTTCTACCCGATGTCGAAGCGCCGGTCGGGCGAGGACAACTGGTACATGCTCCCCTTCGAGGAGCGCCGCGACCTGATGTCCACCCACGGCGACACCGGCCGGGAGTACGCCGGGCGTATCAAACAGATCATCTCCTCCTCGGTGGGATTCGAGGAGTACGAGTGGGGCGTCACGCTCTTCGGAGCGGACCCGACGGACATCAAGGACATCGTCTACGAGATGCGCTTCGACGAGGTGTCGGCCAGATACGGCGAGTTCGGCCAGTTCTACGTGGGCCGCCGGTTCCCGCCGGAGGACCTCGGCGCGTACCTCGCGGGCGAGTCAGTGCCGACGGCCGAGGGGAGCGACGACGGACATCCCCACGCCCACGCGGCCGCCGGTGACCACCCCCACGGCTCCGACCACCCCCACGGCGACAGCGACCACGGACACGGGGACGAGCACCACGGTCACGGACATGGCCACGACCACGGTGACGACGAATCGAGCGACGACGCTCACGACGCCGACGACGCCGACGGCGCAGACATCCGCGGCGAACTCGACGACCTGAACATCTACGCCGGCAAGCCACACGGCGAAGACGTCTACGCGACCGTTCTCTACTCCGAGGCCGACCCCGACGACCTGTTCGAGGAGGTCGACGGCCTGCGGAAGAACTTCGACCACTACGGCACGCACGTCAAGACCGCGGTCTACGAGGCCGACTCGGTCGACAAGACCGCCGTGGTGAGCATCTGGGAGACCGGCTCCGCGGCGGAGACGGCCGCGGGCTTCCTCTCCGAACTGCCCGGTGTCGTCTCCCGCGCCGGTGAGGAGAGCGGCTTCGGGACGATGGGGATGTTCTACACCGTCAAGCCCGACTACCAGGAGGAGTTCGTCGAGAAGTTCGGCGTCGTCGAGGGGCTCCTCGACGAGATGGCGGGCCACCACGAGACCGCGCTGATGGTCAACCGCGAGGACGAGAACGACATGTTCATCTCCAGCCAGTGGCGCTCGAAGGAGGACGCGATGGGCTTCTTCCGCTCCGACGACTTCCGCGAGACGGTCCAGTGGGGTCGCGACGTCCTCGCCGACCGCCCGCGACACGTCTTCCTCGCCTGA
- a CDS encoding GAF domain-containing sensor histidine kinase, with amino-acid sequence MPDYRALAEQDVVGRCVVRDGALVYANARLAALAGVDAAALVGRDPSEVFAFDTVGGGDDDDDDIPDVRALLDGQRPVPDGGLSGRVRIRRPDRSPVEAMVRVTDIEYEGAPATLAVVVPPAPARTDTGSVLERATADLVRAADRRDVCAVAIDTATEVLGFEAVSVYTLSTVDTLTAVASTESDVTLPETVPTDGPVWGAFLTGDTHVVSGDACGLDPSMDLIVVPLGDTELLVAVSEREHRFDTAVELMDLLATNVEAALDRVHREQRLERLHEATRDLMVAETESEIAEVAIGTARDVLHHDMCGVHLYDADADALVPVAVSERTREFLGTDGAIPTLEPGESLAFDAFEAGETRVYDHVHEASGVMDPTTNLRSELIVPLGERGVFLAASTLPDYFDETDVSLAKVLCANVEAALERAEREAAFREQRAELEERNGRLDEFASVVSHDLRNPLNVAQGRLELAREECNSEHLAAVAESHDRMAELIDDLLTLARQGRGLGDTEPVDLETLARTCWQAFDTGDLVVVDGLTVEADRSRLRELLENLLRNAVEHAGPDPTVRIGALGSPEDPTGFYVADDGPGIPPDDREQVFEHGYSTDEEGTGFGLAIVRSVADAHGWEVRVTDGEDGGARFECLL; translated from the coding sequence ATGCCGGACTACCGTGCGCTCGCCGAGCAGGACGTCGTCGGCCGGTGTGTCGTCCGCGACGGCGCGCTCGTCTACGCCAACGCGCGACTCGCTGCGCTCGCCGGCGTCGACGCGGCGGCCCTCGTCGGCCGCGACCCGTCCGAGGTGTTCGCCTTCGACACGGTGGGCGGCGGTGACGACGACGATGACGACATCCCCGACGTTCGCGCCCTCCTCGACGGCCAGCGTCCGGTTCCCGACGGGGGGCTCAGCGGACGGGTGCGCATCCGCCGGCCGGACCGGTCACCGGTCGAGGCGATGGTCCGCGTCACCGACATCGAGTACGAGGGGGCACCGGCGACGCTGGCGGTCGTCGTCCCGCCCGCGCCGGCCCGGACCGACACCGGGTCCGTCCTGGAGCGGGCGACGGCGGACCTGGTTCGGGCGGCCGACCGCCGCGACGTGTGCGCTGTCGCCATCGACACCGCGACCGAGGTGCTCGGCTTCGAGGCCGTGAGCGTCTACACGCTCTCGACCGTCGACACCCTCACTGCCGTGGCGTCGACCGAATCCGACGTGACGCTCCCGGAGACCGTCCCCACCGACGGGCCGGTCTGGGGGGCGTTCCTCACCGGCGACACCCACGTCGTGTCGGGCGACGCCTGTGGCCTCGACCCGTCGATGGACCTCATCGTCGTCCCGCTGGGCGATACCGAACTCCTCGTCGCCGTCTCCGAGCGCGAGCACCGCTTCGACACGGCCGTCGAGCTCATGGACCTCCTGGCGACGAACGTCGAGGCGGCGCTCGACCGGGTTCACCGCGAGCAGCGGCTCGAACGGCTTCACGAGGCGACGCGGGACCTGATGGTGGCCGAGACGGAGTCCGAGATCGCCGAGGTCGCCATCGGCACCGCCCGCGACGTCCTCCACCACGACATGTGCGGCGTCCACCTGTACGACGCCGACGCCGATGCGCTCGTCCCCGTGGCCGTCAGCGAGCGGACGCGCGAGTTCCTCGGGACGGACGGAGCGATTCCGACGTTAGAACCCGGCGAGAGCCTCGCGTTCGACGCCTTCGAGGCCGGCGAGACGCGCGTGTACGACCACGTCCACGAGGCATCCGGGGTGATGGACCCGACGACGAACCTCCGGAGCGAGCTCATCGTCCCGCTCGGCGAGCGCGGCGTCTTCCTCGCGGCGTCGACGCTCCCCGACTACTTCGACGAGACCGACGTCTCGCTGGCGAAGGTGCTCTGTGCGAACGTCGAGGCGGCGCTCGAACGGGCCGAGCGCGAGGCGGCCTTCCGCGAGCAGCGAGCGGAACTCGAAGAGCGCAACGGCCGACTCGACGAGTTCGCCTCCGTGGTCTCACACGACCTCCGCAACCCGCTGAACGTCGCCCAGGGGCGGCTCGAACTCGCCCGCGAGGAGTGCAACAGCGAGCACCTCGCCGCCGTGGCCGAGAGCCACGACCGGATGGCGGAACTCATCGACGACCTGCTCACTCTCGCCCGGCAGGGGCGCGGCCTCGGCGACACCGAACCCGTGGACCTCGAGACGCTCGCGCGGACCTGCTGGCAGGCGTTCGACACGGGTGACCTCGTCGTCGTCGACGGCCTGACGGTCGAAGCCGACCGGAGCCGACTGCGCGAACTCCTCGAGAACCTGCTTCGGAACGCCGTCGAACACGCCGGCCCCGACCCGACCGTGCGCATCGGTGCACTCGGCTCGCCCGAGGACCCGACGGGCTTCTACGTCGCCGACGACGGCCCTGGTATCCCGCCCGACGACCGCGAACAGGTGTTCGAACACGGCTACTCGACGGACGAGGAGGGAACGGGCTTCGGATTGGCTATCGTTCGGTCGGTCGCCGATGCCCACGGCTGGGAGGTGCGGGTGACCGACGGCGAAGACGGCGGCGCGCGGTTCGAGTGCTTACTCTAA
- a CDS encoding aldo/keto reductase — protein sequence MKHRELGDSGVEVSEVGFGAWVVGTDWWGDRTEEQAVELVHHAIDNGITYIDTGDVYGHGDSERLIGQALADRRDEVTLSTKIGYDFYNNPQAGHGELPKKVTPEWIRTAVDRSLERLDTDYVDFLQLHNANVDEVTPEVVETLEELREEGTVEALGWALGPSIGWLAEGDRAVELDFDAVQTVFNVFEQTPGRHFIETIREHDADTSVVARVPHSSGLLNEQVTPDTELGKGDHRAHRPSEWYETGWEKLESLRFLERDGERTMAQASIQWLLAHDEVAAVTPTFRTEADVTAWAHAPETPPLSDEEFERVEELYRTNFGVDRFDGMDSLRSSVGGADLEGVDKQAAGD from the coding sequence ATGAAGCATCGCGAACTCGGTGACTCGGGCGTCGAGGTGTCCGAGGTCGGCTTCGGCGCGTGGGTCGTTGGGACGGACTGGTGGGGCGACCGCACGGAGGAACAGGCGGTCGAGTTGGTCCACCACGCCATCGACAACGGCATCACCTACATCGACACGGGCGACGTGTACGGCCACGGTGACTCCGAGCGCCTCATCGGCCAGGCCCTCGCGGACAGACGCGACGAGGTGACGCTCTCGACGAAGATCGGCTACGACTTCTACAACAACCCGCAGGCGGGCCACGGCGAACTCCCGAAGAAGGTGACTCCCGAGTGGATCCGGACCGCCGTCGACCGCTCGCTCGAGCGGCTCGACACCGACTACGTCGACTTCCTCCAGCTCCACAACGCGAACGTCGACGAGGTGACACCCGAGGTGGTAGAGACCCTCGAAGAGCTCCGCGAAGAAGGTACCGTAGAGGCGCTCGGCTGGGCGCTCGGCCCCTCCATCGGGTGGCTCGCCGAGGGCGACAGAGCGGTGGAACTGGACTTCGACGCGGTCCAGACGGTGTTCAACGTCTTCGAGCAGACACCCGGACGACACTTCATCGAGACCATCCGCGAACACGACGCCGACACATCGGTCGTCGCGCGCGTCCCACACTCGTCGGGCCTGTTGAACGAGCAGGTGACGCCCGACACCGAACTGGGGAAGGGCGACCACCGCGCGCACCGCCCCTCCGAGTGGTACGAGACCGGGTGGGAGAAACTCGAGTCGCTCCGGTTCCTCGAGCGGGACGGTGAGCGGACGATGGCGCAGGCGTCCATCCAGTGGCTCCTCGCGCACGACGAGGTCGCGGCGGTGACGCCCACGTTCCGCACCGAAGCGGACGTGACGGCGTGGGCGCACGCACCCGAGACGCCGCCGCTCTCCGACGAGGAGTTCGAGCGGGTCGAGGAACTGTACCGGACGAACTTCGGCGTCGACCGTTTCGACGGGATGGACTCGCTGCGCTCCTCGGTGGGTGGGGCGGACCTCGAAGGCGTCGACAAGCAGGCGGCGGGTGACTGA